Within the Prevotella scopos JCM 17725 genome, the region AATGACCTTAGTTTTAATACGCTTGACGCACATTAAATCACTACCCTTCCATATACAGTAATGGTGTTAATCCTTCGCACATGTGGTGCATACCATCCGCACCATTAGTGCTAAGCACCAGCACTACATGTGCTAAGCACCCGCACCAAACCGGTGGAGTATCAATACACAACCCACACGATTCGTTATAGAACCTTTTTTCTGAAGTTCATTATACCAAATAGGGTGGGGAGTGTTCATGCTTTTGAGTTTTGTTTTGTGTAGCAGATAGGGTTGTTGACATGATTTTTCTAATTAATCATATATTTTTCGCAAAAAAAAGCGAGCAATTCCAAATCGTTTCGTTATTTTTGCATTTTGTTAGGGGAGAATTGCGTACATGAGCACAGAAATAGATAAGACAATAGACATTGACAAGATTCTTAAGGATAAGATGGGGGCGAAGGCTAAATTCGTTCCTTCTTTTACTATCAAGTGGCTTAAGAAGATACTTCATGAGGATGAAGTAAATCAGTTTCTTTGGGATAGTCGAGGATTGTCAGGAACAGAATGGCTTACGGAGTGTGTGCATTATTTGGACATGACCCTGCAGATTGAGGGACTTGAGAATCTCCCTGATAAAAATGATGGCAAACTCTATACATTTGTCTCCAATCATCCTCTTGGTGGACAAGATGGTGTAGCATTGGGATCTATTATTGGAAAACATTATGATGGTAGGTTTCGCTATTTGGTTAATGACTTGTTGCTCAATCTTCCTGGCTTAAAACCAGTGAGCATTGGTATAAATAAAACAGGAAAACAGTGCCGCGATTTCCCTCGAATGGTTGAGGCTGGATTTAAAAGTGACAATCACATACTTATGTTTCCAGCAGGATTGAACAGTCGGAAAATCAATGGAGAGATTCATGACTTAGAATGGAAGAAGACGTTTATCACAAAGAGCGTAGAATATCAACGTGATGTCGTGCCTATTTTCTTTGGCGGCCGAAATTCAGCTCGTTTCTATCGTATTGCTCATTTTAGTGATAAGTATGTTAAGAAAGTGAATATAGCCATGCTCTTCCTTGTCGATGAAATGTACAAAAATGTTGGGAAAACATTTCGTGTCGCAATAGGTAAACCTATTCCTTGGCAGACGTTTGATAAGAGTCGCACATCGATGGAATGGGCAAAATATGTTGAAGATATTGTTTATGAACTATAGATGTTCTATCTCATCAATGAGAGTGCAACGGAGGAAAACAAGACGTAAAGAATTAGAGAAAGCAAAAGATTAGAAAGAATATATGGAAGAAGAAATCATCCAACCCATAAGCAAGGAACTTCTCAAGAACGAGTTGACTCCTGAACGGATGCTTCGTATGACAAACAAGAGTCACAATGAAATTTATGTTGTGACTGCTAAGACTGCTCCTAATGTGATGAAGGAGATTGGTCGGCTACGTGAAATTGCATTCCGTTCTGCTGGGGGCGGTACGGGCAAATCGATGGATATCGATCAGTTCGACACGATGGAGAATTGTTGTAGGCAGTTGATTGTCTGGAACCCAGAAGCTGAGGAGATTATCGGTGGCTATCGTTATATCTTTGGTAGCGAGTGGGAAATAGATAAGAACGGACAGCCAATGGTTGCAACGAGTCATATGTTCCATTTCTCTGAAAAGTTTATGAAGGAGTACGCTCCTTATACTGTTGAGCTGGGTCGTTCATTTGTGTCATTAGAATATCAGAACGTACGTAAGAATTCTAAGAGTATTTTTGCACTTGATAATCTATGGGATGGATTGGGAGCATTAACGGTACTCTATCCTGAATGTAAATATTTCTTTGGTAAGATGACAATGTATCCATCTTATATTCGTCGTGGAAGGGATATGATTCTTTACTTCTTAAAGAAATATTTCGATGATAAGGATAACCTGATTATCCCGATTAAACCGTTAAAAATAGATACTCCAATCGCTGAATTAGATGCACTTTTTCAAGGTCGTGGATTTAAAGAAGATTATAAGATCCTCAATCATGAGGTCCGTAAGTTGGGATATAACATTCCACCTTTGGTTAATGCCTACATGAATCTTTCTCCAACGATGAAACTCTTTGGTACAGCCATAAACTATGGTTTTGGAGATGTGGAAGAAACAGGAATCCTTATCGCTGTTGATGAAATCTTTGAAGAGAAGCGTATTCGCCATATTGAAAGCTTTGTAGATGAAAACCCTGAGGCGCTGAAGTTTACCAGTGGCGCTAACAATGTTATCTACAAAGAAAAAGAAGAGAAATAAGGTTCATTGGATAAATAACATAAGGAAGGCAGGTAATTGCGTGTTTTACGGATTACCTGCCTTTCTGTACTTCATTGCCTCAATGGAAGATTTTGCAGCTCTACACTTCCCACCAGATGGCAATCCCTTTCCTCTAGCCCCTCCCCAGTAGAGAGTGAAGTGATTACCTATGGTTGATGAGTTTTCAATTATTGCTGTCCGGTAAAAATAAACTGAAAGCTCTGTATCTCTTTACTCATCGGTGTTGCAGCCATTTTACTTATATAGAGGCTTGGTTTTCAGTTTCAAACTGTAAGCATTATAAAATGTGCTTATTTTAACAAGGGAAGCCCTATAATAACCTAATAAATTAATGAAATCATAAGTTTAAGCCTATTTTAACTAACACAGATAACTCCAAAAAGTTTTATCGGACACCAATAGTTTTCAATAGACAAGTAGAAAGGTTGGTTGTACTCTTCTGCATTCAGTCATGTAATTCGTAGTTCTGTTCATTCCTTTTGTTTCCGTCTTCATTATGTACTCTGAATTATCAGTACATTGTGTATCTTCTGTCCATCTCAATTTACGAAAAAACTCATTACCCAAATACTTGGATAATGAGTTTATATACCGATGAAATCGTTATTTTATCTGATGAAGAGTAGTTCTCTATACTTAGGGAGTGTCCACAACTCATCGCTGACAACTAGCTCTAGTTTGTCTATGTGATAGCGTATCTCTTCCATCTTCGGAACTATTGTGTCATGATAAGCAATCGCTCTGTCACGTTGACTCTCAGTCTTGTTAGCCTGCTTACGAGCATTGACAAGTTCTTCAACTTCTGTCTCAATGATATTCGTACGTTCAGCAATCTCACGTATGATCTTGATGTTTCGTTCGCTGAGTTTCTTGCCTTCCACATCTCCAAAGATGTTAACCATGTTCTGCACGTTCTTCGCAAGCTGACTCTGATAGTGGGTAGCTACAGGGATGATATGATTCATCGTTAGGTCACCCATTACACGTGCTTCAATTTGTATCTTCTTCGTATAGGTTTCCCATTTTACCTCGTTACGTGCTTCCAGCTCATTACGATTCATCACATTCATCGATTCAAACATCTTGATTGAATCTTCGTCAAGATATCGGTCAAAACATTTAGGACAGTTTGATTCGCAGTCGAGTCCACGTCGCAGAGCCTCTTTCTTCCAACTCTCAGCATATCCATTTCCATCGAAGTGAATTGGCTTACTTGTCTTGATATCTTCACGAATGATGTCGATGATGGCAGATGGTAGTTCTTCACCTTTTGCAACCAAAGCGTCAACTCGTTCACTGAAGTTCTGTAGGGCTTCTGCTACTGTGGTGTTGAGTACGATCATGGCTGATGCACAGTTAGCTCCAGAACCGACGGCACGGAATTCAAAGCGGTTTCCTGTAAAGGCAAAAGGCGATGTTCGGTTACGGTCAGTGTTGTCAATCAATAACTCTGGAATTTCTGGGATATCCATCTGTAAGCCAGTTTTACCCCTCAGACTGAAGATGTTTTCTTTATCTGACTTCTCTATATGTTCAAGTAAGTCACTAATTTGTTTTCCTAGGAAAGAAGAGATGATTGCAGGTGGTGCCTCGTTCCCTCCAAGGCGATGGTCATTAGTTGCGCTCATCACGGATGCTTTCAGGAGTCCATTATGCTTGTAAACAGCCATCAATGTCTCAACGATGAAGACGACGAAACGAAGGTTGTCGTTGAAAGTCTTTCCTGCAGCGTGAAGGAGAATTCCGTTGTCGGTGGTAAGACTCCAGTTGTTATGCTTGCCAGAACCATTGACTCCATTAAAAGGTTTCTCATGTAAGAGAACACGAAAGCTATGTTTGTGAGCAACTTTCTTCATGAGTGACATCAGTAGCATGTTATGATCTACTGCAAGGTTGCATTCCTCAAAGATAGGAGCCAGCTCAAACTGACCAGGGGCAACCTCATTGTGACGTGTCTTGCAAGGAATACCCAATTCGAGTGCTTGAATCTCAAGATCCTTCATGAAAGCTTGTACACGCTCTGGGATTGTACCGAAGTAATGGTCATCCATTTGTTGGTTCTTTGCAGAGTCATGTCCCATCAGTGTACGACCTGTAAGCATAAGATCTGGGCGGGCAAAGTATAAATTCTCATCTACAAGGAAGTATTCTTGTTCCCATCCAAGGTTCGTGTGAACCTGCTTTACGTCTTGATAAAAGTATTGGCAAACCTTAGTTGCTGCGACATTCACAGCATGGAGTGATTTTAATAGTGGTGCTTTGTAATCAAGTGATTCTCCAGTATAAGATATAAAAATTGTAGGAATACAAAGTGTGTCTTCGATGATGAATACAGGACTAGTTGGATCCCAAGCTGAATAGCCGCGTGCTTCAAAAGTATTTCGGATTCCTCCATTTGGAAAGGAACTGGCGTCAGGTTCCTGCTGAACGAGTAGTTTTCCAGAGAACTCTTCAATCATTCCCCCTTTACCATCATGCTCGATAAAGGCATCATGTTTCTCGGCAGTTCCTTCTGTTAATGGTTGGAACCAGTGAGTGTAGTGTGTCGCACCATGTTCTTCTGCCCATTTCTTCATGCCTTGCGCTACTGCATCAGCGATGGAGCGGTCTAATCGTGAACCGTTGTCAATTACGTCTATCAGCTTTTGGTACACATCAACGGGGAGATACTTGTACATCATTGTGCGATTAAAGACGTATTTACCATAGAACTGTTCTGGGCGTTCTGTAGGTGTCTTGACTTCTAAGGGGCGTTTCTTGTATGCTTCCTCAATAGCGCCAAATCTTAAATTTACCATATACTCTATATCTTATAATGAAATTTATATATGCAAAATTACAGATTTTCGGATTATCTGCAAAGTAATTAAGATATATTATTGCTCAGTAGGAAATAGGTGAGGAAATAGTCACACAAAAGGCTAATGATATTAAGCACTTTCACACTTTAGATTAACAAGTGTTTCAAAATATGAAGTGATAATCGTAAGTCTCCTAATGTCATTTGGCAAATTAAAGAAATTTCTCCCACCCTTTTTCTTATTGTGCCGATATTATTCTTTATGTATAGGGGTATGATAATCTAAATGTCTGAAGTTTTTCTCCGTCTAACTTCCCTCCTGTCGTGCAGAAGAGGAGAATGGAATTAAAGTATTCGATGGTTCCGTTAAAATAAAAAAGTGTACACCTGCTCACGCAGACGTACACTCAGCCACTTAACTAAATAACTCAAAAAATTATTTGACTCAAAAAATCATTAGGCTATCTTCTCACGAGGACCGTCCTAATTAGTTTAATTTGACTATTAACTTACTAATAACTATTTAAACGTAATTTGATTGCTACTCAAGAAATATCTTTAATTGACATCACAAAGATAGTGAATTTTAAGAAGAAATCATGCTATGATAAATAAATTATATTTGTTATAAGCGTTTTTTTCTTATTCTAACTACCTTTTTAAGCCTGAAACTCGTCAATTTTGCCGATTTCATCGGTTAATTTTGTGTTTTGAATGAATCCTACTTTGGAAGATTTTCATCTGCTTTTAATCTCTTTCTATAAATAGTAGGAGCTACTCCAAACCTTCTTTTAAAGGCTTTACTCATTGCCGCAAGGTCACTATAGCCACATTCGTATGCAATCTCGGATATGTTTTTATCGTGATTGCTGAGAAGTTTTTTACAATGAAGCATACGGCATTCGCTTTGCCATGAAAGGAATGTTTTGCCTGCAAACTCATAAATATAATAGGAGAGGGCTATGGTTGGAATTCCAATAGAAGCTGCCGTCTTTTCCATTGTAAGTTCTGTGTCTGACAATGGGAAAGGATCTTGATTTAACCAATGATCTATTTTCTCTTTTATACTCTTACCTTTTTTATAGCTCTTGAACTCTAAGATTCTAAGCTGCTGGTGTAGTTTTAAGTAGAAACGTGTGATAGTGATAACAGCAATAATCATGCCTAACTTAAGTATGACGTGGAATGTTTGAGATGGAACAAGTTGTCCGATTGTCATCATCACCAGAAGCGCTCCTACTCCGAAATACATCGTGTTACGTTGAGCTATACCCCTCATTTCACCATCTTCATCAATAAGTTGCTGCTTATATTGAAGCTGTTGCCTTACAATTTCTATAATCATCAGAATTTTACATAAGATAATTCCAAATGAAAACGCAATACGCATATAGGCTTGAATCGGTATAGGTTGTTTGAGTACAGCTATTAGCTGATCATAATTCTGAAAATGATAGATCTGCCCATTAAGTGCGTATATTATCTGTGGGACAAGTAATGCGATTGGAATAAGATTATAAAACAATAAAGCATACTTATTCTTGTAGATTTTCCCGTTACTAAAAGTAGTACAAGTAATGAGGAAAGATTCCCAAAGAAGATACAATGCCACTATCGATGGAACATATAATATCTCGGTTTCATCGTTGTTGCTTTGTATGAAATGACAGCAAAGATATAATAGCAACAGGCTGTAGTCCGATATTATTAATCTGCGCTTAAACGTGAGTGGGCCACTCGGTGACCTCCAGTATATTGTTGCAATAATGGCAAAGCATATAGCCGTAGTGGTTATAGCTGCCAATGAGGAAGCATAACTTATTATCATAATTTATTTGTGTTGTTGTTTAATACAAAGTTACATAATTTATCTCAAAAACTAGGCTTGTCATGTTATAAAAGATGGTTTGTGTGGAGATTTATGTTGTATCACAACGCTTCAAAGCACAATTTATTTTATTGTACTTTCTTTTTTATAGACTTTTGATTGTTTAATCATTTTGTTTCGAAAATAATATTTTAGGTTCAGGATTGCTAAAGTTCTTTTTTGTTTCTTATGTCATAGTTGATTTCATTACTAAGTTTATGTCATCATAAGTTATGTCGGAAGGACACAACTCTTTTATAGGTTTCATACCTTCTTCCTTTCCTACAGCTTTAATAATGCGTTTGATGAGATTGATTTTCTTTTCTTCAATTAGTTCATTAAGTTGGATGTCTCCTTGTTGGATATAAGGGAAGAGATGTCTCAGGATTGTGCCTCGTGTAAACCCTCGTTCTTTTGCAATTTCATCAATGCTCTTTCCTGCTTTGAAAAGGGTAAAGGTTTGTTCATTTGTTTTTATCTTGTTTTCTTTCTGTTTTCTTTTCTTCCTTTCACTTCCATCAGAAATACTATTGAGAATAGCCTCCTGTTTTGCTGTGAGATAAGTTGTGATTGAGAAACCTTCTTTCATGATGGTGTCCAATAATTCATGCTTTGCATGATAAGTCTGTTTAAGCTCTGTATAAGCGTTGTCAAAACGTTTTGCACCAACCTTATTGTTCGTTTGAGGCTCTTTTGTTAGCTCAAGCAGGTGGCTGAATAGTTCGGTCAGCTGACTATGGAAATATAGGGCCCCTTTCTTAATTCTTTCCTTGAAATCTTCTTCGTGAAGCTCCTCGGTGGTCATCTTCCTGATAAGATTCTCCCATTTCATCGATACATCAATGATGCGTGCGTCTAAGTCAGTAAGTGTCATCTTATGAAGCGCATTAATCTTAGTATATTTGTAGAAGAATTCAGACAACACTTTGAAAAGTGCTGTTTCGTACATCTTTAATTCGTTAAAGTTAAAAAGTTCGATGAGTAACTGACGATAGTACTCTTTTTTTAGAGTAGGTAAGATCGCAATACTCCTTTCAGCCTCTACTGTTTGGTTGGCTATATATTCATTAACCTTGTTGTCATTGATGATGGCAGCGTTGCCAATGGGCGAAGCCAAAACAAGACCTCCTAAGGTTTTGCATCGGCTTAAGGCAACATACACTTGTCCTGAGGCGAAGGATGCTTGTGCATCTATGATAGCATGCTCGAAGGTTAGCCCCTGACTTTTATGTATCGTTATAGCCCACGCCAGTCGTAGAGGGTATTGCTTGAAGGAACCTTGTACCTCTGCTTCAATTTGTTTTGTTTTTTCGTTCAGGGTGTATTTGGTGTTTTCCCAAGTCTCAATTTCAACTTCGAACTCTTCTTCGTCACCTGGGCAAAGGACAGCTATCTTTTTGTTATCAACATGCGTAATGTGTCCGATACGTCCGTTATAATACCGTCCGTTGTTATCATTGCGGATGAACATTACCTGCGCTCCCACTTTCAGTGTGAGGTTGAAGTCAGTCGGGTAGTTATATTCTGGGAAATTACCATCTGTTTCAGCACTGAAAGTATAGGCTTTTGTGGGAAGGTTTCGGAGTTGTTCTTCATTATAACTCTCTGCCATCCTGTTGTGCGTTGTCAATCGTATGTAATCGCTCCCATTTTTTGGTTGAAAGGCAGGGTTATACCGTTCATTGAGTCGTTGAAGGTCTGTTGCTGTCGTCTTTCCTTCTCGTATGTTATTAAGCAAGGAGATGAACGTATCATCTTGCTGGCGATAGACATGTGTTAATTCAATCGTCACATAGCTGATACTGCACAAAGCCTTTGAGCCGAAGAAATAGGGTGTCTCGTAATAGTGTTTTAAGAGTTCCTCTTCCTCGGGTGTAACAACGGGTGTAAGTTGTTGTAAGTCACCAATCATCAGGAGTTGCACACCGCCAAAGGGCTTGTTTGGTTCACGAAAACGGCGTAGAACAGAGTCGATGGCATCTAAGACATCGGCACGTACCATACTGATTTCATCGATGATAAGCAAGTCGAGTGTACGCATAATCTTCCGTTTCTCCTTGCTATAATCGAATCTATTTTTAATATTAGAATTTGGTACGAACGGAGAGAGTGGTAACTGAAAAAACGAATGAATGGTCATGCCACCTGCATTGATGGCAGCTACTCCAGTAGGTGCAACAATAATGTTTCGCTTATTACTGCGTTCTTTGAGTGTTCGGAGGAAAGTGGTCTTACCTGTACCAGCCTTTCCTGTAAGGAAAATACTTATTCCGGTGTGTTCAACAAAGTCCCACGCATTGCGTAATTCTTGGTTTTTCTCCATTCTTCAGCGTATTTTTTGCTAACGGCTAGCAAAGGTAACTCAAATATTTGAGAATAGCAAATGATATTTTCTTGATTTACATCAGTTGGCTTGATGCAAGGTAATAAAAGGGCGAATTCAACACATACTAGTCGATTTCTTTTGTGTTACCTCTTGTTTCTGCTTAACTTTGCACTCGTAATAAGGATAACATTAATATAAACGAGGGGACAGTGGTGCCCCCATTAAAGGTAAAAAGATTATGATTTCAGTAGTATTGTCAGCTGTTGTAGTAGCAGCATTAGTAGCAAAGGCAGTTAATGTAAATAAGCATATCACTGCCTAATTTAAAAGTAATTTAGAAATTTGAGAGTAATAACAATTTCCCGACTTCGTTTTGAATGGAGTCGGGATTTGCGTTTATGTAATACTTTCTTTCTTCTTCGATAGTGCTATCCTACCAAAGTTTGGAAGTGCTGTTAATGACTTACTCCATACCCAAAGAGTGCAAAGTCGGCTTTTAAAGGGTCGTCCGGAAAAATCTCCAGGAGTTTATCCGTAAGCTTTCGTGCCACCGACATGGAAGCTGTCTTACTTGAGATAAGGCCTAATTGTAGAGATTGTTGTATGACGTGGGTGTCAAGTGGTATGATGAGTGAGCGTTGGTGGATGAAGTCTGACCATATACCAAGATCAACTGATGAGTCGGTACGAACCATCCATCGTAGAAACATACAGATACGTTTGCAGCTCGAGGTTGTGTTCTTCGGTACAATCCCTATTGCATCGTGTTTTAAGAAGAACTCGCAAATAGCTTCAATAGCAGTGATTGCATCTGTTTGTGGATTGTCTTTATTTATATTAGCATAGTAACGAATGTAGTTTTCTAAATCTCCGTAAGTTTCATACATGGTTTGTAGTGCATGGAGAAGGGCGCGTAGCATTGAATTGGTATAAAGACGATAAAAGCATTGGTCATTATCAGGTATATCCAATGCAAATCTTCCTGATCTAATCCATTCGTAAGGTTCACTACGAGAACAGTCTAGAAGATATTGTATGCGTGGTATGAATACTCGCCGTGAACCATAGCTTAAACAAGAAGCTATAAAAGCGATAGTCTCTTGATTTCTTTTCCCGAGAACTTGGTGCATGAACCATGAAGGATCACTATTGAGAAACGAAGAGTTTTCATATTTGTTTGCAAGGGTAAGGAGCTTTCTTCGTAGAGCTTTCACTTCTGTCTTGTTACAAAGCGACCTCACTACCCCTTTCTCTTCATTCGAAGGAGAAAGTGGTTGGTGAGGCTTCTTTGTTTTGTTAAGACTTTTGCAGTTAATGCTTTTTGTCTTTTTTATCGTATCGCTTGTTCTTGGAACTTTAGGCATAGTAGTGTAGTCTTTCTGTTATCATATCTCTTTTAGCGGAGAGCGTGGTCTATTATTTTGTAACTATCGTTCTCTATACTTAATGAGCTTGTTTTCAATCCTTCATTGCTATGCCTTTATATAACAAGTTACTCTCCTGCAAGAATCTGTGCAGCGTGATCCTTAGTTTTAATCTGCTTAGGTCCGATGATGCGCTCAATGATACCATCCTCGTTGATGATGAAAG harbors:
- a CDS encoding glycerol acyltransferase, whose product is MSTEIDKTIDIDKILKDKMGAKAKFVPSFTIKWLKKILHEDEVNQFLWDSRGLSGTEWLTECVHYLDMTLQIEGLENLPDKNDGKLYTFVSNHPLGGQDGVALGSIIGKHYDGRFRYLVNDLLLNLPGLKPVSIGINKTGKQCRDFPRMVEAGFKSDNHILMFPAGLNSRKINGEIHDLEWKKTFITKSVEYQRDVVPIFFGGRNSARFYRIAHFSDKYVKKVNIAMLFLVDEMYKNVGKTFRVAIGKPIPWQTFDKSRTSMEWAKYVEDIVYEL
- a CDS encoding GNAT family N-acetyltransferase, with protein sequence MEEEIIQPISKELLKNELTPERMLRMTNKSHNEIYVVTAKTAPNVMKEIGRLREIAFRSAGGGTGKSMDIDQFDTMENCCRQLIVWNPEAEEIIGGYRYIFGSEWEIDKNGQPMVATSHMFHFSEKFMKEYAPYTVELGRSFVSLEYQNVRKNSKSIFALDNLWDGLGALTVLYPECKYFFGKMTMYPSYIRRGRDMILYFLKKYFDDKDNLIIPIKPLKIDTPIAELDALFQGRGFKEDYKILNHEVRKLGYNIPPLVNAYMNLSPTMKLFGTAINYGFGDVEETGILIAVDEIFEEKRIRHIESFVDENPEALKFTSGANNVIYKEKEEK
- a CDS encoding glutamine synthetase III, giving the protein MVNLRFGAIEEAYKKRPLEVKTPTERPEQFYGKYVFNRTMMYKYLPVDVYQKLIDVIDNGSRLDRSIADAVAQGMKKWAEEHGATHYTHWFQPLTEGTAEKHDAFIEHDGKGGMIEEFSGKLLVQQEPDASSFPNGGIRNTFEARGYSAWDPTSPVFIIEDTLCIPTIFISYTGESLDYKAPLLKSLHAVNVAATKVCQYFYQDVKQVHTNLGWEQEYFLVDENLYFARPDLMLTGRTLMGHDSAKNQQMDDHYFGTIPERVQAFMKDLEIQALELGIPCKTRHNEVAPGQFELAPIFEECNLAVDHNMLLMSLMKKVAHKHSFRVLLHEKPFNGVNGSGKHNNWSLTTDNGILLHAAGKTFNDNLRFVVFIVETLMAVYKHNGLLKASVMSATNDHRLGGNEAPPAIISSFLGKQISDLLEHIEKSDKENIFSLRGKTGLQMDIPEIPELLIDNTDRNRTSPFAFTGNRFEFRAVGSGANCASAMIVLNTTVAEALQNFSERVDALVAKGEELPSAIIDIIREDIKTSKPIHFDGNGYAESWKKEALRRGLDCESNCPKCFDRYLDEDSIKMFESMNVMNRNELEARNEVKWETYTKKIQIEARVMGDLTMNHIIPVATHYQSQLAKNVQNMVNIFGDVEGKKLSERNIKIIREIAERTNIIETEVEELVNARKQANKTESQRDRAIAYHDTIVPKMEEIRYHIDKLELVVSDELWTLPKYRELLFIR
- a CDS encoding helix-turn-helix domain-containing protein — encoded protein: MIIEIVRQQLQYKQQLIDEDGEMRGIAQRNTMYFGVGALLVMMTIGQLVPSQTFHVILKLGMIIAVITITRFYLKLHQQLRILEFKSYKKGKSIKEKIDHWLNQDPFPLSDTELTMEKTAASIGIPTIALSYYIYEFAGKTFLSWQSECRMLHCKKLLSNHDKNISEIAYECGYSDLAAMSKAFKRRFGVAPTIYRKRLKADENLPK
- a CDS encoding helix-turn-helix domain-containing protein, with translation MEKNQELRNAWDFVEHTGISIFLTGKAGTGKTTFLRTLKERSNKRNIIVAPTGVAAINAGGMTIHSFFQLPLSPFVPNSNIKNRFDYSKEKRKIMRTLDLLIIDEISMVRADVLDAIDSVLRRFREPNKPFGGVQLLMIGDLQQLTPVVTPEEEELLKHYYETPYFFGSKALCSISYVTIELTHVYRQQDDTFISLLNNIREGKTTATDLQRLNERYNPAFQPKNGSDYIRLTTHNRMAESYNEEQLRNLPTKAYTFSAETDGNFPEYNYPTDFNLTLKVGAQVMFIRNDNNGRYYNGRIGHITHVDNKKIAVLCPGDEEEFEVEIETWENTKYTLNEKTKQIEAEVQGSFKQYPLRLAWAITIHKSQGLTFEHAIIDAQASFASGQVYVALSRCKTLGGLVLASPIGNAAIINDNKVNEYIANQTVEAERSIAILPTLKKEYYRQLLIELFNFNELKMYETALFKVLSEFFYKYTKINALHKMTLTDLDARIIDVSMKWENLIRKMTTEELHEEDFKERIKKGALYFHSQLTELFSHLLELTKEPQTNNKVGAKRFDNAYTELKQTYHAKHELLDTIMKEGFSITTYLTAKQEAILNSISDGSERKKRKQKENKIKTNEQTFTLFKAGKSIDEIAKERGFTRGTILRHLFPYIQQGDIQLNELIEEKKINLIKRIIKAVGKEEGMKPIKELCPSDITYDDINLVMKSTMT
- a CDS encoding TIGR02757 family protein, which encodes MPKVPRTSDTIKKTKSINCKSLNKTKKPHQPLSPSNEEKGVVRSLCNKTEVKALRRKLLTLANKYENSSFLNSDPSWFMHQVLGKRNQETIAFIASCLSYGSRRVFIPRIQYLLDCSRSEPYEWIRSGRFALDIPDNDQCFYRLYTNSMLRALLHALQTMYETYGDLENYIRYYANINKDNPQTDAITAIEAICEFFLKHDAIGIVPKNTTSSCKRICMFLRWMVRTDSSVDLGIWSDFIHQRSLIIPLDTHVIQQSLQLGLISSKTASMSVARKLTDKLLEIFPDDPLKADFALFGYGVSH